In one Culex quinquefasciatus strain JHB chromosome 2, VPISU_Cqui_1.0_pri_paternal, whole genome shotgun sequence genomic region, the following are encoded:
- the LOC6044142 gene encoding putative oxidoreductase GLYR1 homolog — protein sequence MFSCQIFPPSVIKTKRSKSASFKEAFQQIEDFIANPEYSTQLLTGELDNRPETDVEFNKLRETEQHDDVECAGKGLTTRTVRFQCVGQSPTNSPGGTVFRERTGM from the coding sequence ATGTTTAGCTGTCAAATTTTTCCACCATCAGTAATCAAAACAAAGCGTTCCAAGTCGGCCAGCTTCAAGGAGGCGTTCCAGCAGATCGAGGACTTTATCGCCAACCCGGAGTACTCTACGCAACTGTTGACGGGCGAACTTGACAACCGTCCCGAAACGGACGTCGAGTTCAACAAGCTGCGCGAGACGGAACAACACGACGACGTCGAGTGCGCTGGAAAAGGCCTAACGACGAGGACGGTGCGGTTTCAGTGCGTTGGTCAATCGCCAACTAACTCACCGGGCGGGACTGTTTTTCGAGAACGAACTGGAATGTAA